A section of the Primulina eburnea isolate SZY01 chromosome 1, ASM2296580v1, whole genome shotgun sequence genome encodes:
- the LOC140808149 gene encoding uncharacterized protein yields MLAGITQFFSQLARNNAAVNTEARPKPEAVYERFRRMDPKEFSGTTDPMIAEGWIKSIEVIFDFMKLQDADRVRCVTFLLSGDARLWWESASVSVNLQTLTWNGFKEVFYSKCFTDEVRSRLTREFMTLRQGDNSVTEFVRKFDRGCHFVPLIANYAWEKLTHFIDGLRPILCHDVRVAGPTSYAVAVSRALTVEQEQRDIENDR; encoded by the coding sequence ATGCTTGCAGGTATAACTCAGTTCTTCTCACAGTTGGCAAGGAACAATGCTGCAGTGAACACAGAGGCGAGGCCCAAACCAGAGGCAGTGTATgagaggtttaggaggatgGATCCGAAAGAGTTCTCGgggactactgacccgatgatagctgagggatggattaaatcCATCGAGGTGATTTTTGATTTCATGAAGTTGCAAGATGCAGACAGGGTCAGGTGTGTAACATTCCTTCTGTCAGGAGACGCCAGGCTTTGGTGGGAAAGTGCATCAGTGTCAGTGAACTTGCAAACACTGACATGGAATGGGTTCAAAgaagttttctactccaagtgcTTCACTGACGAAGTACGATCCAgactgaccagggagttcatgacgctgcgacagggagacaatAGCGTAACAGAGTTTGTGAGGAAGTTCGAtagggggtgtcacttcgtgcccctaaTTGCAAATTATGCTTGGGAGAAGCTTACGCATTTTATTGATGGGTTACGACCGATCTTGTGTCATGATGTGAGGGTTGCAGGTCCGACTTCCTATGCCGTTGCCGTATCTAGAGCCTTGACGGTAGAGCAAGAACAAAGAGACATCGAGAATGATAGATAG